In Methanosphaera sp. ISO3-F5, a genomic segment contains:
- a CDS encoding transposase, with translation MQSENIYSIKNYLNSRQLKLFDFGLSRHNTHSLLQLSQIEKVDLTGNMMLDFILTAYNYAKITFKRYSSFYSKQKYTQPQLFAILAYKTYNKYDYRNTTENLKISTKLQKALKLKTIPHYTTIQKFFKKLSVKKLNEINTLLLQHFPVSECYFSLDGTGFTNSYSDLYYNNRTKKTRRSYIKNHITVDSEYMLIRHHNATKGPKYDTNFAISAIRAIRCYKPTYILADKAYDTEIIKQTITEETTALPQIPVKTRQKNGTYRTKCRAIFRSQVYRFRNQVEGVNSVEKRKFSGINNSRSTNLQIKETKIKNVFYTIYRSIQIVQK, from the coding sequence ATGCAATCCGAAAATATCTATTCTATAAAAAACTATTTGAATTCTCGACAACTTAAACTTTTCGATTTTGGTTTATCAAGACATAATACTCATTCTTTACTACAATTATCACAAATTGAAAAAGTAGATTTAACTGGTAATATGATGTTAGATTTTATTTTAACAGCATATAATTATGCTAAAATAACATTTAAAAGGTATTCTTCCTTTTATTCTAAACAAAAATATACTCAACCACAATTATTTGCAATTTTAGCATACAAAACATACAATAAATACGATTACAGAAATACAACAGAAAATTTAAAGATATCCACGAAATTACAAAAGGCTTTGAAACTTAAAACAATACCACATTACACAACTATCCAAAAATTCTTTAAAAAATTATCAGTTAAAAAATTAAACGAAATAAACACATTACTTTTACAACATTTTCCCGTATCTGAATGTTATTTTAGTTTAGATGGAACAGGGTTCACCAATTCTTATTCTGACTTATATTACAATAACAGAACTAAAAAAACACGCCGTAGCTACATCAAAAACCACATAACAGTAGACTCAGAATACATGTTAATACGACACCACAACGCTACAAAAGGACCAAAATATGATACAAACTTTGCAATAAGTGCAATACGAGCAATAAGATGTTATAAACCAACGTACATATTAGCAGATAAAGCGTATGATACAGAAATAATTAAACAAACAATTACTGAAGAAACAACAGCATTACCACAAATACCAGTAAAAACAAGACAAAAAAATGGAACATACAGAACTAAATGCAGAGCAATATTCAGATCACAAGTATACCGATTCAGAAATCAAGTAGAAGGGGTAAATAGTGTAGAAAAAAGAAAATTTAGTGGAATAAATAATAGTAGAAGCACTAATTTACAAATAAAAGAAACAAAAATCAAAAATGTGTTCTATACTATTTACAGATCTATTCAGATTGTACAAAAATAG